Part of the Paeniglutamicibacter sulfureus genome, GCCCGACTTCGAGGCAATGTCGGCACCCGACATCGCCGCCGGGCTGGAGGTGTTCTTCGGGTCCTTTGCCGTTTCCCCGCTGGCCAGTGCGCAACCGTGGATCGATGCGGCCTTCGGTGCGCCAACGCCCGAGCAGATCCTCGAGCGCCTCGATGCCATGGCCCATCCCGCGGCCCGGGCGGCGGCAGCCCGGATGCGCGCCAATTGCCCCACCTCACTGCAGTGCGCGCTGTTGGCGGTGCGCGCTGCCCGGGAGGCGGACCACCTGCCATCGGCCCTGGCACGGGAGCTGCGCGTGGCCGACTACCTGATGCACCGCGATGACCTTGCCGAGGGGATCCGCGCCCAGGTCATCGACAAGGACCGCAGCCCGGCATGGAACCCCGCCGAGTTGGCCCAGGTGGACCGCGAGGCCATTGCCGCGGTGATCGCCGACCCGCAATAGGCACGGCCCCGCCGGCACCGTCTCAATCGTCCATGGAACGCAGCGGGGCGATGGCACCCAGCGTCGCCGCGGCAGTGGTCACCCCCAGGGCGAGGAACACTCCCCCGGCCCCCAGGGCGGTGGCGAAGACTCCGACGCCCACCGGGATCACTGTCTGCCCCAGGCGGTTGCCCAGCAGGCGGATCGACATCCAGGTGCCGCGGGTGCCTTCGGTGGCGGTCATCGAGACCACGCTCATGCTCAGCGGCTGCCCGAGGCCCAGGGCGAGGCCCGCAAGCACCAGCAGCGCCGCCATGGCGGGGGTCGGCAGCGGCAGCACCAGCAGGCCGATCAGCACCGCGGAGATGCCGGTGGATCCAAGCAGCAGCCGCGACCTTCCCACGGCACGGACCAGCCGGTCCATCGCCAGCCTCGAGAGCACCGTGGCTGCTGCCCGCAACGCCAACAGCACCCCGACCGCCTGCGTGGAAATTCCCCGTTCCACGGCCAGCGCCGGCAGGTAGACCTGCAGCAGGTCGATGGTGCACAGCACCATCATGCTCAGCCCGATGGAGGCGACCAGTGTGTTGCGGGCAGCGGGCTGGACCCGCAGTGCGGTGCGCAGCTTCACCGGAGCCTTCGGGATGCCGGACTTGCTCCGTGTGCCGCCGTGCCGGGCCATGAGAACGCCGGTGGCCAGCACGCCGGCGGCTCCCACCAGGTAGGCCAGCAGCAGCACCGAGGTGTCCGGAGCGACCGCGGCCCCGCCCAGCACACCGAGCAACAGCGGCGCAACGGTCTGGGCCACCGCGGTGACCATGGTGTAGAAGCCGAAAACCCTATCCATGTTGCGGTTCGTGGCCGATGCCAAACGGCTTTGCTCACCCAGAATGCTCATCAGGTGCCCCACGCCCAGGAGCAGATTCCAACCCAGCAATGCCGGCAGGGAGGGCGCGGCGAAAAGCAGGCCGGCCCCGGAGATGATCAGCAGGGCAGCACCCACCAGCAGGATTTGACGCTCCTTGCCGCGGTCCGCGGCCCGGCCAATGAACACGGCCAGGAAGACCGGCAGGATCGAGAAGCTCGCCACCACCAGGCCCAGCAGCCCGGGGTCAACGCCGAGTTCCAACGCCTTGTAGGAGGTTGCCGGACGCACCAGGTACACCGCTGCCTGCAGGAAGAAGGCGTGGGCGAGCAGCGAGGGGAACCCGATGCCCGGCGCGGTATTCGAGGAGGTCATGGGGGACATTATTCCGAGTCGCGAATCGCCGCCCGGCATTGATGACGGGCCATCAACCCCGATGTGGCGCGGTCTTGGGTGCGGGTCTGCCCTCCGGCCGCTGGGGGTTCGGGTGCACCGGCTCCACGGTGCGGTGGGTGGAGTCCTTGGGTTCCACGCGCTTGGGCGCGACGGTCTTCTCCACCGGCGGCGCAGGTTCGCGCTGGGTCGGCCACGGCACCGGGGCGTGCTCGCCGAAGTTGTCGGCGTCGGCCTCCAGCCAGTCCGGTGCCCACCCGCGGGGCGGCTGGCGCAATAGCTCGCCGGGTTCCAGCCAATGGTGCAGTCCCGCGTAGCTGCGAGTGGTCAGGTGGTCGACGCGGCGGCGCAACATCCTGGTATTCAACTGCGCCGGGTTGGTGACGCCCATCGAGGCCATCAACTGTGCAGCTTCCTGCACCGTGAGCTTGTGGTAGTTGTAGACCCGATTGCCCTTGTCTTCCACGTCCAGCGCGCGGACGAGACGCGGGTCCTGGGTGGCAACCCCGACGGGGCATTCATTGGTGTGGCATTTCTGCGCCTGGATGCAGCCGGTGGCCATCATCATGGACCGGGCACTGAAGGTGAAGTCGGCGCCCTGGATCAGACGCTTGAGAACGTCGGAACCGGTGGCGACCTTGCCAGCGGCCCCGAGCCTGATCTTGCTGCGCAGCCCGCACCCGACCAGCGCGTTGTGCACCAGCATCAGTCCCTCGGTCAGCGGGGTGCCCACGTGGTCCTCGTATTCCAGCGGCGCTGCGCCGGTGCCTCCCTCGGATCCGTCGATGGTGATGAAATCGGGGGTGATTCCGGTTTCCAGCATGGCCTTGCACATGGCAAGCACGTCGGTGCGGGAACCGACGCAGAACTTGTAGCCGACCGGCTTGCCACCGGCCAGCTTGCGCAGCCGGGCCACGAATTGCATCAGCTCCCGTGGCGTGGAAAAGG contains:
- a CDS encoding MFS transporter, which gives rise to MTSSNTAPGIGFPSLLAHAFFLQAAVYLVRPATSYKALELGVDPGLLGLVVASFSILPVFLAVFIGRAADRGKERQILLVGAALLIISGAGLLFAAPSLPALLGWNLLLGVGHLMSILGEQSRLASATNRNMDRVFGFYTMVTAVAQTVAPLLLGVLGGAAVAPDTSVLLLAYLVGAAGVLATGVLMARHGGTRSKSGIPKAPVKLRTALRVQPAARNTLVASIGLSMMVLCTIDLLQVYLPALAVERGISTQAVGVLLALRAAATVLSRLAMDRLVRAVGRSRLLLGSTGISAVLIGLLVLPLPTPAMAALLVLAGLALGLGQPLSMSVVSMTATEGTRGTWMSIRLLGNRLGQTVIPVGVGVFATALGAGGVFLALGVTTAAATLGAIAPLRSMDD
- a CDS encoding FMN-binding glutamate synthase family protein, which encodes MVRFLILALLSVLGFIAIVAATLGPAGWWIVAGVVVLLLALGIHDVLQTRHAILRNFPVLGRMRFLLESIRPEIQQYFIERNTDGRPFDRDTRSLIYARAKGADSHKAFGTERDVNEVGYEYLLHSTAPVEVAKDQHRVRIGGPDCTQPYDMSLMNISSMSFGSLSKNAVLAMNKGAAMGGFVHETGEGGLASYHLEHGADLFWEIGSGYFGCRDAEGNFDPEVFAAKASNEHVKGITIKLSQGAKPGLGGVLPAAKITTEIAATRGVPMGVDCISPASHSTFSTPRELMQFVARLRKLAGGKPVGYKFCVGSRTDVLAMCKAMLETGITPDFITIDGSEGGTGAAPLEYEDHVGTPLTEGLMLVHNALVGCGLRSKIRLGAAGKVATGSDVLKRLIQGADFTFSARSMMMATGCIQAQKCHTNECPVGVATQDPRLVRALDVEDKGNRVYNYHKLTVQEAAQLMASMGVTNPAQLNTRMLRRRVDHLTTRSYAGLHHWLEPGELLRQPPRGWAPDWLEADADNFGEHAPVPWPTQREPAPPVEKTVAPKRVEPKDSTHRTVEPVHPNPQRPEGRPAPKTAPHRG